The sequence below is a genomic window from Acanthopagrus latus isolate v.2019 chromosome 12, fAcaLat1.1, whole genome shotgun sequence.
AGTATAAATGGTCCGAGGTACCTGGGCAGTATTACCCAGGTACCTCGGCACCTGGCACCATGCCACCAACCCCAGAATCCAGCCCTCAGCCTAGGAGTGAGGACTCTACACCTCGTAAAGGCAAAGGCAAGAAGAGAGATAATCCTGTGAAGAGATGGTGTTTTACACTGAACAACTATACGGATGAAGATCTTCAGCATTTGAAAGAAGTCATCACAGAAGAATCTTGTCTTTATGCTATTATTGGCAAGGAAGTTGGTGAAAATGAGACTCCTCATCTACAGGGGTTTGTCAATTTGAAGGTGAAGAAACGTCTGTCTGCCatgaaaacattgatttctCCCCGTGCTCATTTGGAACGTGCCATGGGCAGTGGTGCGGAGAATGAGAAATATTGTGGCAAAGATGGAGATATTTACCTGACCATTGGTGAACCGTCTTATTCCGGTAAACGAACTGATTTGGAGAGTGCTGTTTCGATGCTGAGAGCCAGTAAGGGCGATATGCGGGAAGTTGCTGATGCCTTTCCCTGTACTTATGTACGGTATGGGCGGGGTCTGAATGCTTGGGTCGACGCTGCCCGCCTCCAGAAACCACGTGACTTCAAGACCAACGTGCAGATCTGGGTGGGACCACCCGGATGTGGAAAGTCACGTGCTGCTGCTACGCTTTGTCCTGACCCGGATGAAGTGTTCTACAAGTCTCGTGGTGAATGGTGGGATGGCTATAATGGACAGTGTAATGTCATTATTGATGATTTCTATGGATGGGTGAAGCATGATGAGATGTTACGTATATGTGACCGCTACCCTCATCGTGTCCCTGTTAAGGGTGCATTTGTACAGTTCTTGGCTAAGAATGTGTATATTACATCCAATATCATGCCTGATGTATGGTATAAGTTTGAGAGTTACAACCCTGCTGCGCTTATGCGTCGTATTAATGTATTTCAGGTCTGGAACGTCGTCCAGTCCTGTTTCGAAGAGTACAACGCAACGCCTATGTACGACCCAAGCGTACCGTATAACTACTAGAGTCAGAATAAAGAGATTGCATTgaattgttgtgtgtgtgtgttcattggttgggtttagggctgGAGGGGGGCCCCACGCGATAGCGTGGGGGGTTGGGGTTAGAATAAAGAAGACATGGTGAGGTGATCATaaaaactttataaaaaaattaaaaacattgaaGTAAGGTATTAAAAGAGGGTAATCTGACAGTTTACAGAGTGATCAGTTTGTGGATCCGATGGAAAAGTTCGGCTGTCTGAATGAGACGTAGGCCTTCACAATCATGTGGTATCTTATCTGTCCACTTGATTTTGGAAAGACAGTTTTAAGCCCCAGGAAGGGCGCAGCATGAGCCCCGGTGTTCATCCACCCGGGACGTTTGATTGAGTTCAGGGTGTATGTGTCTGTTCCCTGTGAGGACAGGATTCTTGGGtagattttaaatgactttctcCTGCTTGCTCTCCACCATTTCAGGTTCTGCCTGTTGATGTCTTTGGAGGTGGGGTCAGTTGAGTCATCAAAGTCAATCCATCCAAAGTTCAACGGCATTGAGAATGATTCTTTTGAGAAACATGCATCGAATGTGGGTATAAATGACACCACAATACAGTTCATTCTGAAGTAGTCAAACTTTGCCCAGTCTCCTGTGAAGTTGCCCAACGTCCAGGTCCAGGATTTCATGTAGTCGTTGGTAGCTGTCACGTTAAATGCGGTTTCATAACGTAACACTACGTTGAATTGTCCTGTATGACTCCGCCTGTGGACGAATGTCCTCCGGGGCCTTCTCCTCACGGCAGTGCGACGCCGTCCCGCCAGGGGGCGTCTGCGCACCACCCTCCTTCGTTTCAGAAATCTGCGAAGAAGAGACAGTATAAATGGTCCGAGGTACCTGGGCAGTATTACCCAGGTACCTCGGCACCCGGCACCATGCCACCAACCCCAGAATCCAGCCCTCAGCCTAGGAGTGAGGACTCTACACCTCGTAAAGGCAAAGGCAAGAAGAGAGATAATCCTGTGAAGAGATGGTGTTTTACACTGAACAACTATACGGATGAAGATCTTCAGCATTTGAAAGAAGTCATCACAGAAGAATCTTGTCTTTATGCTATTATTGGCAAGGAAGTTGGTGAAAATGAGACTCCTCATCTACAGGGGTTTGTCAATTTGAAGGTGAAGAAACGTCTGTCTGCCatgaaaacattgatttctCCCCGTGCTCATTTGGAACGTGCCATGGGCAGTGGTGCGGAGAATGAGAAATATTGTGGCAAAGATGGAGATATTTACCTGACCATTGGTGAACCGTCTTATTCCGGTAAACGAACTGATTTGGAGAGTGCTGTTTCGATGCTGAGAGCCAGTAAGGGCGATATGCGGGAAGTTGCTGATGCCTTTCCCTGTACTTATGTACGGTATGGGCGGGGTCTGAATGCTTGGGTCGACGCTGCCCGCCTCCAGAAACCACGTGACTTCAAGACCAACGTGCAGATCTGGGTGGGACCACCCGGATGTGGAAAGTCACGTGCTGCTGCTACGCTTTGTCCTGACCCGGATGAAGTGTTCTACAAGTCTCGTGGTGAATGGTGGGATGGCTATAATGGACAGTGTAATGTCATTATTGATGATTTCTATGGATGGGTGAAGCATGATGAGATGTTACGTATATGTGACCGCTACCCTCATCGTGTCCCTGTTAAGGGTGCATTTGTACAGTTCTTGGCTAAGAATGTGTATATTACATCCAATATCATGCCTGATGTATGGTATAAGTTTGAGAGTTACAACCCTGCTGCGCTTATGCGTCGTATTAATGTGTTTCAGGTCTGGAACGTCGTCCAGTCCTGTTTCGAAGAGTACAACGCAACGCCTATGTACGACCCAAGCGTACCGTATAACTACTAGAGTCAGAATAAAGAGATTGCATTgaattgttgtgtgtgtgtgttcattggttgggtttagggctgGAGGGGGGCCCCACGCGATAGCGTGGGGGGTTGGGGTTAGAATAAAGAAGACATGGTGAGGTGAtcataaaaactttattaaaaaattaaaaacattgaaGTAAGGTATTAAAAGAGGGTAATCTGACAGTTTACAGAGTGATCAGTTTGTGGATCCGATGGAAAAGTTCGGCTGTCTGAATGAGACGTAGGCCTTCACAATCATGTGGTATCTTATCTGTCCACTTGATTTTGGAAAGACAGTTTTAAGCCCCAGGAAGGGCGCAGCATGAGCCCCGGTGTTCATCCACCCGGGACGTTTGATTGAGTTCAGGGTGTATGTGTCTGTTCCCTGTGAGGACAGGATTCTTGGGtagattttaaatgactttctcCTGCTTGCTCTCCACCATTTCAGGTTCTGCCTGTTGATGTCTTTGGAGGTGGGGTCAGTTGAGTCATCAAAGTCAATCCATCCAAAGTTCAACGGCATTGAGAATGATTCTTTTGAGAAACATGCATCGAATGTGGGTATAAATGACACCACAATACAGTTCATTCTGAAGTAGTCAAACTTTGCCCAGTCTCCTGTGAAGTTGCCCAACGTCCAGGTCCAGGATTTCATGTAGTCGTTGGTAGCTGTCACGTTAAATGCGGTTTCATAACGTAACACTACGTTGAATTGTCCTGTATGACTCCGCCTGTGGACGAATGTCCTCCGGGGCCTTCTCCTCACGGCAGTGCGACGCCGTCCCGCCAGGGGGCGTCTGCGCACCACCCTCCTTCGTTTCAGAAATCTGCGAAGAAGAGACAGTATAAATGGTCCGAGGTACCTGGGCAGTATTACCCAGGTACCTCGGCACCCGGCACCATGCCACCAACCCCAGAATCCAGCCCTCAGCCTAGGAGTGAGGACTCTACACCTCGTAAAGGCAAAGGCAAGAAGAGAGATAATCCTGTGAAGAGATGGTGTTTTACACTGAACAACTATACGGATGAAGATCTTCAGCATTTGAAAGAAGTCATCACAGAAGAATCTTGTCTTTATGCTATTATTGGCAAGGAAGTTGGTGAAAATGAGACTCCTCATCTACAGGGGTTTGTCAATTTGAAGGTGAAGAAACGTCTGTCTGCCatgaaaacattgatttctCCCCGTGCTCATTTGGAACGTGCCATGGGCAGTGGTGCGGAGAATGAGAAATATTGTGGCAAAGATGGAGATATTTACCTGACCATTGGTGAACCGTCTTATTCCGGTAAACGAACTGATTTGGAGAGTGCTGTTTCGATGCTGAGAGCCAGTAAGGGCGATATGCGGGAAGTTGCTGATGCCTTTCCCTGTACTTATGTACGGTATGGGCGGGGTCTGAATGCTTGGGTCGACGCTGCCCGCCTCCAGAAACCACGTGACTTCAAGACCAACGTGCAGATCTGGGTGGGACCACCCGGATGTGGAAAGTCACGTGCTGCTGCTACGCTTTGTCCTGACCCGGATGAAGTGTTCTACAAGTCTCGTGGTGAATGGTGGGATGGCTATAATGGACAGTGTAATGTCATTATTGATGATTTCTATGGATGGGTGAAGCATGATGAGATGTTACGTATATGTGACCGCTACCCTCATCGTGTCCCTGTTAAGGGTGCATTTGTACAGTTCTTGGCTAAGAATGTGTATATTACATCCAATATCATGCCTGATGTATGGTATAAGTTTGAGAGTTACAACCCTGCTGCGCTTATGCGTCGTATTAATGTGTTTCAGGTCTGGAACATCGTCCAGTCCTGTTTCGAAGAGTACAACGCAACGCCTATGTACGACCCAAGCGTACCGTATAACTACTAGAGTCAGAATAAAGAGATTGCATTgaattgttgtgtgtgtgtgttcattggttgggtttagggctgGAGGGGGGCCCCACGCGATAGCGTGGGGGGTTGGGGTTAGAATAAAGAAGACATGGTGAGGTGAtcataaaaactttattaaaaaattaaaaacattgaaGTAAGGTATTAAAAGAGGGTAATCTGACAGTTTACAGAGTGATCAGTTTGTGGATCCGATGGAAAAGTTCGGCTGTCTGAATGAGACGTAGGCCTTCACAATCATGTGGTATCTTATCTGTCCACTTGATTTTGGAAAGACAGTTTTAAGCCCCAGGAAGGGCGCAGCATGAGCCCCGGTGTTCATCCACCCGGGACGTTTGATTGAGTTCAGGGTGTATGTGTCTGTTCCCTGTGAGGACAGGATTCTTGGGtagattttaaatgactttctcCTGCTTGCTCTCCACCATTTCAGGTTCTGCCTGTTGATGTCTTTGGAGGTGGGGTCAGTTGAGTCATCAAAGTCAATCCATCCAAAGTTCAACGGCATTGAGAATGATTCTTTTGAGAAACATGCATCGAATGTGGGTATAAATGACACCACAATACAGTTCATTCTGAAGTAGTCAAACTTTGCCCAGTCTCCTGTGAAGTTGCCCAACGTCCAGGTCCAGGATTTCATGTAGTCGTTGGTAGCTGTCACGTTAAATGCGGTTTCATAACGTAACACTACGTTGAATTGTCCTGTATGACTCCGCCTGTGGACGAATGTCCTCCGGGGCCTTCTCCTCACGGCAGTGCGACGCCGTCCCGCCAGGGGGCGTCTGCGCACCACCCTCCTTCGTTTCAGAAATCTGCGAAGAAGAGACAGTATAAATGGTCCGAGGTACCTGGGCAGTATTACCCAGGTACCTCGGCACCCGGCACCATGCCACCAACCCCAGAATCCAGCCCTCAGCCTAGGAGTGAGGACTCTACACCTCGTAAAGGCAAAGGCAAGAAGAGAGATAATCCTGTGAAGAGATGGTGTTTTACACTGAACAACTATACGGATGAAGATCTTCAGCATTTGAAAGAAGTCATCACAGAAGAATCTTGTCTTTATGCTATTATTGGCAAGGAAGTTGGTGAAAATGAGACTCCTCATCTACAGGGGTTTGTCAATTTGAAGGTGAAGAAACGTCTGTCTGCCatgaaaacattgatttctCCCCGTGCTCATTTGGAACGTGCCATGGGCAGTGGTGCGGAGAATGAGAAATATTGTGGCAAAGATGGAGATATTTACCTGACCATTGGTGAACCGTCTTATTCCGGTAAACGAACTGATTTGGAGAGTGCTGTTTCGATGCTGAGAGCCAGTAAGGGCGATATGCGGGAAGTTGCTGATGCCTTTCCCTGTACTTATGTACGGTATGGGCGGGGTCTGAATGCTTGGGTCGACGCTGCCCGCCTCCAGAAACCACGTGACTTCAAGACCAACGTGCAGATCTGGGTGGGACCACCCGGATGTGGAAAGTCACGTGCTGCTGCTACGCTTTGTCCTGACCCGGATGAAGTGTTCTACAAGTCTCGTGGTGAATGGTGGGATGGCTATAATGGACAGTGTAATGTCATTATTGATGATTTCTATGGATGGGTGAAGCATGATGAGATGTTACGTATATGTGACCGCTACCCTCATCGTGTCCCTGTTAAGGGTGCATTTGTACAGTTCTTGGCTAAGAATGTGTATATTACATCCAATATCATGCCTGATGTATGGTATAAGTTTGAGAGTTACAACCCTGCTGCGCTTATGCGTCGTATTAATGTGTTTCAGGTCTGGAACGTCGTCCAGTCCTGTTTCGAAGAGTACAACGCAACGCCTATGTACGACCCAAGCGTACCGTATAACTACTAGAGTCAGAATAAAGAGATTGCATTgaattgttgtgtgtgtgtgtgttcattggttgggtttagggctgGAGGGGGGCCCCACGCGATAGCGTGGGGGGTTGGGGTTAGAATAAAGAAGACATGGTGAGGTGAtcataaaaactttattaaaaaattaaaaacattgaaGTAAGGTATTAAAAGAGGGTAATCTGACAGTTTACAGAGTGATCAGTTTGTGGATCCGATGGAAAAGTTCGGCTGTCTGAATGAGACGTAGGCCTTCACAATCATGTGGTATCTTATCTGTCCACTTGATTTTGGAAAGACAGTTTTAAGCCCCAGGAAGGGCGCAGCATGAGCCCCGGTGTTCATCCACCCAGGACGTTTGATTGAGTTCAGGGTGTATGTGTCTGTTCCCTGTGAGGACAGGATTCTTGGGtagattttaaatgactttctcCTGCTTGCTCTCCACCATTTCAGGTTCTGCCTGTTGATGTCTTTGGAGGTGGGGTCAGTTGAGTCATCAAAGTCAATCCATCCAAAGTTCAACGGCATTGAGAATGATTCTTTTGAGAAACATGCATCGAATGTGGGTATAAATGACACCACAATACAGTTCATTCTGAAGTAGTCAAACTTTGCCCAGTCTCCTGTGAAGTTGCCCAACGTCCAGGTCCAGGATTTCATGTAGTCGTTGGTAGCTGTCACGTTAAATGCGGTTTCATAACGTAACACTATGTTGAATTGTCCTGTATGACTCCGCCTGTGGACGAATTTCCTCCGGGGCCTTCTCCTCACGGCAGTGCGACGCCGTCCCGCCAGGGGGCGTCTGCGCACCACCCTCCTTCGTTTCAGAAATCTGCGAAGAAGAGACAGTATAAATGGTCCGAGGTACCTGGGCAGTATTACCCAGGTACCTCGGCACCCGGCACCATGCCACCAACCCCAGAATCCAGCCCTCAGCCTAGGAGTGAGGACTCTACACCTCGTAAAGGCAAAGGCAAGAAGAGAGATAATCCTGTGAAGAGATGGTGTTTTACACTGAACAACTATACGGATGAAGATCTTCAGCATTTGAAAGAAGTCATCACAGAAGAATCTTGTCTTTATGCTATTATTGGCAAGGAAGTTGGTGAAAATGAGACTCCTCATCTACAGGGGTTTGTCAATTTGAAGGTGAAGAAACGTCTGTCTGCCatgaaaacattgatttctCCCCGTGCTCATTTGGAACGTGCCATGGGCAGTGATGCGGAGAATGAGAAATATTGTGGCAAAGATGGAGATATTTACCTGACCATTGGTGAACCGTCTTATTCCGGTAAACGAACTGATTTGGAGAGTGCTGTTTCGATGCTGAGAGCCAGTAAGGGCGATATGCGGGAAGTTGCTGATGCCTTTCCCTGTACTTATGTACGGTATGGGCGGGGTCTGAATGCTTGGGTCGACGCTGCCCGCCTCCAGAAACCACGTGACTTCAAGACCAACGTGCAGATCTGGGTGGGACCACCCGGATGTGGAAAGTCACGTGCTGCTGCTACGCTTTGTCCTGACCCGGATGAAGTGTTCTACAAGTCTCGTGGTGAATGGTGGGATGGCTATAATGGACAGTGTAATGTCATTATTGATGATTTCTATGGATGGGTGAAGCATGATGAGATGTTACGTATATGTGACCGCTACCCTCATTGTGTCCCTGTTAAGGGTGCATTTGTACAGTTCTTGGCTAAGAATGTGTATATTACATCCAATATCATGCCTGATGTATGGTATAAGTTTGAGAGTTACAACCCTGCTGCGCTTATGCGTCGTATTAATGTGTTTCAGGTCTGGAACATCGTCCAGTCCTGTTTCGAAGAGTACAACGCAACGCCTATGTACGACCCAAGCGTACCGTATAACTACTAGAGTCAGAATAAAGAGATTGCATTgaattgttgtgtgtgtgtgttcattggttgggtttagggctgGAGGGGGGCCCCACGCGATAGCGTGGGGGGTTGGGGTTAGAATAAAGAAGACATGGTGAGGTGAtcataaaaactttattaaaaaattaaaaacattgaaGTAAGGTATTAAAAGAGGGTAATCTGACAGTTTACAGAGTGATCAGTTTGTGGATCCGATGGAAAAGTTCGGCTGTCTGAATGAGACGTAGGCCTTCACAATCATGTGGTATCTTATCTGTCCACTTGATTTTGGAAAGACAGTTTTAAGCCCCAGGAAGGGCGCAGCATGAGCCCCGGTGTTCATCCACCCGGGACGTTTGATTGAGTTCAGGGTGTATGTGTCTGTTCCCTGTGAGGACAGGATTCTTGGGtagattttaaatgactttctcCTGCTTGCTCTCCACCATTTCAGGTTCTGCCTGTTGATGTCTTTGGAGGTGGGGTCAGTTGAGTCATCAAAGTCAATCCATCCAAAGTTCAACGGCATTGAGAATGATTCTTTTGAGAAACATGCATCGAATGTGGGTATAAATGACACCACAATACAGTTCATTCTGAAGTAGTCAAACTTTGCCCAGTCTCCTGTGAAGTTGCCCAACGTCCAGGTCCAGGATTTCATGTAGTCGTTGGTAGCTGTCACGTTAAATGCGGTTTCATAACGTAACACTACGTTGAATTGTCCTGTATGACTCCGCCTGTGGACGAATGTCCTCCGGGGCCTTCTCCTCACGGCAGTGCGACGCCGTCCCGCCAGGGGGCGTCTGCGCACCACCCTCCTTCGTTTCAGAAATCTGCGAAGAAGAGACAGTATAAATGGTCCGAGGTACCTGGGCAGTATTACCCAGGTACCTCGGCACCCGGCACCATGCCACCAACCCCAGAATCCAGCCCTCAGCCTAGGAGTGAGGACTCTACACCTCGTAAAGGCAAAGGCAAGAAGAGAGATAATCCTGTGAAGAGATGGTGTTTTACACTGAACAACTATACGGATGAAGATCTTCAGCATTTGAAAGAAGTCATCACAGAAGAATCTTGTCTTTATGCTATTATTGGCAAGGAAGTTGGTGAAAATGAGACTCCTCATCTACAGGGGTTTGTCAATTTGAAGGTGAAGAAACGTCTGTCTGCCatgaaaacattgatttctCCCCGTGCTCATTTGGAACGTGCCATGGGCAGTGGTGCGGAGAATGAGAAATATTGTGGCAAAGATGGAGATATTTACCTGACCATTGGTGAACCGTCTTATTCCGGTAGTCCATATTGTCTCTTGGTCCTTTCTGATCCATGCCACTGTAGCACTTATCTGTGCAGCCCAGTAATAGCTTTTGAGATTTGGTAAACCTAAACCTCCCTTGTCTTTAGGTAGGTGAAGAGATTTCAATCTTATCCTTGGTCTCTTCTTTTGccatataaatgttgaaactaaTCTAtctaacatttttaatgtggcaACTGGTACTCCAATAGGGAGGGAttgaaacaagaagagaagTCTCGGTAGTAGATTCATTTTTACCGTCTCTATTCTTCCTAGGAGGGACAGTGCCATAATTTCCCACCGTGccacatcatttttaatttgtttaattaatttgttgtaATTTGCCTCAAATAGTTGGGTGGGATTAGGGGTAATAATTATTCCCAAATACCTAAATCCTTGTTTAGACCAGCGAAAGGAGACATTATTATTCAGTTGCGTAGGCCAGATGCCTGAAATCATCATGgcttctgatttattttcattaattttataTCCGGACACTCTTCGTGCAAGGTTTTCATAAGTGCAGGAATGgatttttttacaaaaagtaaaatgtcatCCGCAAACAGAGCTAGTTTATGAATTGAGCCTCCTTCATCTGCTATCCCTTGAATTTGAGCATTTTGGCGTGTTGTCTCTGCCAGAGGCTCGATACTGATAGCAAATAAGATGGGTGACAGTGAGTCTCCTTGTCTCACCCCTCGTTCAATCCTAAAAAAGCTAGAACAGTGACCATTAACTCTAACTTTCGAGCAGGGTTCTTTATATAGTAGGTTTATCCAGTTCACAAATATATTCCCAAAGCCCATTTCTATTAGTGTCTGTTTCAGAAACTGTCAGTCCACCCTATCAAATGCCTTCTCAGCATCTAAGCCGAGAAGCATTGACGGTTGACTGTCTCCTGCTGCTATTGCTTGCAAGTTTAAAGCTCTTCTTATATTATTTGATCCTTGGCGTCCTAATATAAACCCTGTTTGATCTGGctgtattaattttttttatatttctttgaaTTCTGACTGCTAATATAGAGGTTAGGATTTTATAATCTACACAGAGTAAACTTATTGGGCGATAGCTATTACATTGGAGGGGATCTTTTCCCTCCTTATGTATCACTGATAGTATGGCTTCTGACCATGAATTTGGGGGGTCTCCTGATTTTAGAACATAGTTATATAATTTGCACAGTATAGGCGTGAGTTCGTTCATAAATATCTTATAGTATTCTCCAGCGAAACCATCTATTCCTGgtgattcattgtttttgattttaagaATGGTTTCCCCAATTTCACTCTCTGTGATAGGCTGTATTAAAAGTTCCATCTCCTCATTTGatagtttattcattttaagtgGTTTTAAAAATTCTAagaatcttttttctttaaattcaaGGTCGTCAGCTTTATATAGTTGTTTGTAGTACGTGGCAAATGAGTTTGCTATTCTAGTGCGATCTGTCTCAATAAGATTGGTTTCAGGATTCCTAATTTTTGGAACTGCACGGCTAGATTGAGCCTTTCTGAGTTGAAAAGCCAAAAGCCTGCTAGCCTTGTTTCCCATTTC
It includes:
- the LOC119029498 gene encoding uncharacterized protein LOC119029498 isoform X2 produces the protein MTPPVDECPPGPSPHGSATPSRQGASAHHPPSFQKSAKKRQYKWSEVPGQYYPGTSAPGTMPPTPESSPQPRSEDSTPRKGKGKKRDNPVKRWCFTLNNYTDEDLQHLKEVITEESCLYAIIGKEVGENETPHLQGFVNLKVKKRLSAMKTLISPRAHLERAMGSGAENEKYCGKDGDIYLTIGEPSYSGKRTDLESAVSMLRASKGDMREVADAFPCTYVRYGRGLNAWVDAARLQKPRDFKTNVQIWVGPPGCGKSRAAATLCPDPDEVFYKSRGEWWDGYNGQCLERRPVLFRRVQRNAYVRPKRTV
- the LOC119029498 gene encoding uncharacterized protein LOC119029498 isoform X1; this translates as MTPPVDECPPGPSPHGSATPSRQGASAHHPPSFQKSAKKRQYKWSEVPGQYYPGTSAPGTMPPTPESSPQPRSEDSTPRKGKGKKRDNPVKRWCFTLNNYTDEDLQHLKEVITEESCLYAIIGKEVGENETPHLQGFVNLKVKKRLSAMKTLISPRAHLERAMGSGAENEKYCGKDGDIYLTIGEPSYSGKRTDLESAVSMLRASKGDMREVADAFPCTYVRYGRGLNAWVDAARLQKPRDFKTNVQIWVGPPGCGKSRAAATLCPDPDEVFYKSRGEWWDGYNGQCNVIIDDFYGWVKHDEMLRICDRYPHRVPVKGAFVQFLAKNVYITSNIMPDVWYKFESYNPAALMRRINVFQVWNVVQSCFEEYNATPMFCLLMSLEVGSVESSKSIHPKFNGIENDSFEKHASNVGINDTTIQFILK
- the LOC119029498 gene encoding uncharacterized protein LOC119029498 isoform X3, which encodes MTPPVDECPPGPSPHGSATPSRQGASAHHPPSFQKSAKKRQYKWSEVPGQYYPGTSAPGTMPPTPESSPQPRSEDSTPRKGKGKKRDNPVKRWCFTLNNYTDEDLQHLKEVITEESCLYAIIGKEVGENETPHLQGFVNLKVKKRLSAMKTLISPRAHLERAMGSGAENEKYCGKDGDIYLTIGEPSYSGKRTDLESAVSMLRASKGDMREVADAFPCTYVRYGRGLNAWVDAARLQKPRDFKTNVQIWVGPPGCGKSRAAATLCPDPDEVFYKSRGLERRPVLFRRVQRNAYVRPKRTV